In a genomic window of Curtobacterium flaccumfaciens pv. betae:
- a CDS encoding SRPBCC family protein, with the protein MAKNVRILHCRPEAVFDVLGDGWLYTTWVVGASRMRKEESGWPQVGTHLHHSFGAWPIVINDVTTSLVWEPPHRMVIQPKGWPIGEARVELTVEPHRHGCKVTITENAVAGPGSYVPDFLMQPLIWIRNRETLRRLEWVAVGRAANA; encoded by the coding sequence ATGGCGAAGAACGTCCGCATCCTGCACTGCCGTCCCGAAGCCGTCTTCGACGTGCTCGGCGACGGGTGGCTCTACACGACCTGGGTGGTCGGGGCCTCGCGCATGCGCAAGGAGGAGTCCGGCTGGCCGCAGGTCGGTACCCACCTGCACCACTCGTTCGGCGCGTGGCCGATCGTCATCAACGACGTCACGACGTCGCTGGTGTGGGAGCCGCCGCACCGCATGGTCATCCAGCCGAAGGGCTGGCCCATCGGCGAGGCCCGCGTCGAACTGACGGTCGAACCGCACCGGCACGGCTGCAAGGTCACGATCACCGAGAACGCGGTGGCCGGGCCGGGTTCGTACGTGCCCGACTTCCTCATGCAGCCGCTCATCTGGATCCGCAACCGCGAGACGCTCCGTCGCCTCGAGTGGGTGGCCGTCGGGCGCGCGGCCAACGCCTGA